In a single window of the Streptomyces sp. NBC_00285 genome:
- a CDS encoding four-helix bundle copper-binding protein, giving the protein MTQAESMSVMSKEMQDCVAACMECHSVCEETMSACMQAGGQAQMQVMRALMDCADMTRMCADMMMRRSPMSAEMCAMCAKACEMCAEACMAMPDDPQMMRCAEACRRCMETCRAMSGMAM; this is encoded by the coding sequence ATGACCCAGGCCGAGAGCATGTCCGTGATGAGCAAGGAGATGCAGGACTGCGTGGCGGCGTGCATGGAGTGCCACAGCGTGTGCGAGGAGACCATGAGCGCCTGCATGCAGGCTGGCGGCCAGGCGCAGATGCAGGTCATGCGGGCGCTCATGGACTGCGCCGACATGACCCGCATGTGCGCGGACATGATGATGCGCCGCTCACCCATGTCGGCGGAGATGTGCGCGATGTGCGCCAAGGCCTGCGAGATGTGCGCCGAGGCGTGTATGGCCATGCCGGACGACCCTCAGATGATGCGCTGTGCTGAGGCGTGTCGTCGCTGTATGGAGACCTGTCGGGCGATGTCGGGCATGGCCATGTGA